One window of Desulfovibrio subterraneus genomic DNA carries:
- a CDS encoding precorrin-2 dehydrogenase/sirohydrochlorin ferrochelatase family protein, whose translation MRYYPTFLDMRGKRCLIVGIGDVGRRKLASLLAAEPVEILVLDTFRLDGITDQELKDLLSHPAVTYQDRPFTASDVLGRALVFACTGSRTVNESVALACRNHSVLCNVIDAPEEGDFIVPAHFEAGELIVALSTGGNSPALARRIRMELQEFVGNRFSGMVVLMGRLRPLVLARGEETGQNTKLFRTIAGSGLMDALQSKDRTGAETILTELLPQELHPHIGELLHELV comes from the coding sequence ACGCCGCAAACTCGCGTCGTTGCTTGCTGCAGAGCCTGTAGAGATTCTGGTGCTGGACACCTTCCGTCTTGACGGTATTACCGATCAGGAGCTGAAAGACCTGCTTTCGCACCCTGCTGTCACCTATCAGGACCGGCCCTTTACCGCCTCCGATGTTCTGGGGCGGGCTCTGGTCTTTGCCTGCACGGGCAGCCGTACTGTCAATGAATCCGTTGCCCTTGCCTGCCGGAACCACTCCGTGCTGTGCAATGTCATAGATGCCCCTGAAGAAGGGGACTTCATCGTGCCTGCCCATTTCGAAGCGGGCGAGCTTATTGTGGCACTGAGCACGGGCGGCAACAGCCCTGCGCTTGCACGCCGCATCCGCATGGAACTGCAGGAATTCGTGGGCAACCGCTTTTCCGGCATGGTTGTGCTCATGGGTCGTCTTCGTCCGCTTGTCCTTGCGCGCGGCGAAGAGACAGGGCAGAATACCAAGCTGTTTCGAACCATCGCAGGTTCCGGCCTTATGGACGCTTTGCAGAGCAAAGACAGGACCGGTGCCGAAACAATACTGACAGAACTGTTACCGCAAGAACTGCACCCCCACATAGGAGAGTTGCTGCATGAACTTGTCTGA
- a CDS encoding cytochrome C assembly family protein yields the protein MNLSELFSLLIIVLYALGTLLIIAGTVLRKDQLKKLSNWSAVAGFALHSGMLLFAMMGSDFDLSKGYYIQFLSWSLLFIYFFLWWRMRLSFLGLTASPLAMLLFIGSFTLTTVQGKLPEEWTGMFFGLHIGTLFLSFGLLAMAFGAGLIFIRLERKIKTKEQLTDFDKDMPALATFDRVNHVAVMAGFPLYTIGMASGFIWARLAWGRLLSADPKEIVSIFVWFVFAWLFHQRLAAGWRGRKAAKAVIWLFAISVFSLIGINVFMPTHHSFIQ from the coding sequence ATGAACTTGTCTGAGCTGTTCTCCCTGCTCATCATCGTCCTGTATGCCCTTGGCACCCTGCTGATCATAGCCGGAACGGTGCTGAGGAAGGATCAACTCAAAAAGCTGTCCAACTGGTCAGCCGTTGCGGGCTTTGCGCTGCACAGCGGCATGTTGCTTTTTGCCATGATGGGCAGCGATTTCGACCTGTCGAAGGGATACTACATTCAGTTCCTTTCATGGAGCCTGCTGTTCATCTACTTCTTCCTGTGGTGGCGCATGCGCCTTTCGTTCCTCGGCCTCACGGCATCGCCACTGGCCATGCTTCTGTTCATAGGCTCCTTTACCCTCACCACCGTGCAGGGCAAACTGCCTGAAGAATGGACCGGCATGTTCTTCGGCCTGCATATAGGCACCCTGTTCCTCAGCTTCGGCCTGCTGGCCATGGCCTTTGGCGCGGGGCTCATCTTCATCCGCCTGGAACGCAAGATTAAAACCAAGGAACAGCTCACCGATTTTGACAAGGATATGCCCGCGCTGGCCACCTTTGACCGCGTGAACCACGTTGCCGTCATGGCCGGCTTCCCCTTATATACCATCGGCATGGCCTCCGGCTTCATATGGGCCCGCCTTGCATGGGGACGCCTGCTTTCGGCCGACCCCAAGGAAATAGTTTCCATTTTCGTCTGGTTTGTCTTTGCATGGCTGTTCCATCAGCGTCTTGCCGCCGGATGGCGAGGACGCAAGGCAGCCAAGGCCGTTATCTGGCTGTTTGCCATCAGCGTTTTTTCTCTCATCGGGATCAACGTCTTCATGCCTACCCACCACAGCTTCATTCAGTAG
- the hemA gene encoding glutamyl-tRNA reductase — protein sequence MDRDIYLIGLNHKTATVEVREKFALTDCKHLEPGVVPVEGCIKEAMVLSTCNRVEIIVVGEGDGVINHVIKCWADARGQRVDDLEPYVYKHKGLDAVQHLFTVASSLDSLVVGEPQILGQLKTAYHEAVDRNATRVILNRLLHKAFSVAKRVRTETGVASSAVSISYAAVELAKRIFGDMSEYSAMLIGAGEMAELAATHLLNNGIKKIYVANRTFERGQLLAEQFNGEAIAFSDLFTQLEKVDIIISSTGAHEAIIRAKDIRNVLKKRKNRPMFFIDIAVPRDIDPDVNGLDNVYLYDIDDLKEVVEENLAQRQEEAQKARAIVESETQTFSKWLRSLELQPTIVDLVNRSEAIVEEELIKCMKRLDGANGDTEKVLRCAMIAVAKKMNHEPISFLKRRHEEEEAGDRYIDITRRMFNLDNDSVHDLAHGHRRRKN from the coding sequence ATGGATCGCGACATCTATCTTATCGGCCTCAATCACAAGACTGCCACGGTTGAAGTGCGTGAAAAATTCGCACTAACCGACTGTAAGCATCTGGAACCGGGCGTTGTTCCCGTTGAAGGGTGCATCAAGGAAGCCATGGTCCTTTCCACCTGCAACCGCGTGGAAATCATCGTGGTGGGAGAAGGCGACGGCGTCATCAACCACGTCATAAAGTGCTGGGCTGACGCCCGCGGACAACGCGTGGACGACCTTGAACCATACGTCTACAAGCACAAGGGGCTGGATGCGGTGCAACACCTGTTCACCGTTGCTTCCAGCCTTGACTCCCTCGTTGTGGGCGAACCCCAGATTCTGGGCCAGCTCAAGACCGCATACCACGAGGCTGTGGACCGCAACGCCACCCGTGTCATCCTGAACAGGCTGCTGCACAAGGCATTCTCCGTTGCCAAACGGGTACGCACCGAAACAGGTGTGGCCTCAAGCGCTGTTTCCATTTCCTATGCCGCCGTTGAACTGGCAAAGCGCATTTTCGGCGACATGAGCGAATATTCCGCCATGCTCATCGGCGCCGGTGAAATGGCAGAACTTGCTGCCACGCACCTGCTGAACAACGGCATCAAGAAAATCTACGTTGCGAACCGCACCTTCGAGCGCGGGCAGTTGCTCGCCGAGCAGTTCAACGGCGAGGCCATAGCCTTTTCCGACCTGTTCACCCAGCTGGAGAAGGTGGATATCATTATCTCGTCCACGGGTGCCCACGAGGCCATCATCCGGGCCAAGGACATTCGCAACGTCCTGAAGAAACGCAAGAACCGCCCCATGTTCTTCATCGACATCGCCGTGCCGCGGGACATAGACCCGGACGTGAACGGGCTGGACAACGTCTATCTCTACGACATTGACGACCTGAAGGAAGTGGTCGAGGAAAACCTCGCCCAGCGGCAGGAAGAGGCCCAGAAGGCCCGTGCCATTGTGGAAAGCGAAACCCAGACTTTCAGCAAGTGGCTGCGCTCGCTGGAGCTGCAGCCCACCATCGTGGACCTTGTGAACCGTTCCGAGGCCATTGTCGAAGAAGAGCTGATAAAGTGTATGAAGCGCCTTGATGGCGCCAACGGTGATACCGAAAAGGTCCTGCGCTGCGCCATGATAGCCGTGGCCAAGAAAATGAACCATGAGCCCATATCCTTCCTCAAGCGCAGACATGAGGAAGAAGAGGCCGGGGACCGCTATATCGACATTACGCGGCGCATGTTCAATCTGGATAACGATTCCGTACACGACCTTGCCCACGGGCACCGCCGCAGGAAGAACTGA
- the tilS gene encoding tRNA lysidine(34) synthetase TilS, giving the protein MRTQPPAHLPAALRELTPAQARLCLHVEQFIRQGMGLTGEALSGKGLLVACSGGCDSTALLIILRCLQERLGCRLAVAHLDHRLRPESSAEGVIVQQRCAAMGIPCTLGSEDVAARALEAGTGIEEAARNARYAFLEKARVESDCDYIVTAHHLNDLAEDMLMRLMRGTGWPALGGMEATCMDRRLIRPLLVTERNKLEAFLEESGIPWCEDSSNSDPTYLRNRVRAEFLPLFMRENPAFLSSVAGLWRLARTDADYWQHAEDNILASLDKSTSSRDSLEDRSEYTSAPRAACPAGSTAEAAAPAPIVLPRTVLSSADKALRLRVYKRCLDKLGTGQALLEGLERLDAVWLRNEGGKTIQFPGSKTATITGGNILFSRG; this is encoded by the coding sequence ATGCGCACACAACCACCCGCCCATCTCCCCGCCGCATTGCGCGAGCTGACACCAGCTCAGGCGCGTCTTTGTCTGCATGTCGAGCAATTCATCCGCCAAGGCATGGGCCTTACCGGAGAAGCGCTCTCGGGCAAGGGGCTTCTTGTCGCCTGCTCGGGCGGATGTGATTCCACCGCCCTGCTCATCATTCTTCGCTGCCTGCAGGAGCGCCTTGGCTGCCGCCTTGCCGTGGCACACCTTGATCATCGTCTGCGGCCGGAATCGTCCGCTGAGGGCGTCATCGTACAGCAGCGCTGCGCAGCCATGGGCATTCCCTGCACGCTCGGCTCAGAAGATGTTGCAGCACGCGCGCTGGAGGCCGGAACCGGCATTGAGGAAGCTGCCCGCAACGCCCGATACGCCTTTCTGGAAAAAGCCCGCGTGGAATCAGACTGCGACTACATAGTCACAGCTCACCATCTCAACGATCTTGCGGAAGACATGCTCATGCGGCTCATGCGCGGAACCGGCTGGCCCGCATTGGGGGGTATGGAAGCTACCTGCATGGATCGCCGCCTCATCCGCCCTCTGCTTGTGACAGAAAGGAACAAGCTTGAAGCCTTTCTAGAAGAGTCCGGCATACCGTGGTGCGAAGATAGTTCCAACAGCGACCCGACCTATCTGCGCAACAGGGTCAGGGCCGAATTTCTGCCTCTTTTCATGCGGGAAAACCCCGCGTTTCTCTCTTCAGTTGCCGGTCTATGGCGGCTGGCACGGACAGACGCTGACTACTGGCAGCATGCGGAAGACAACATTCTTGCATCGTTGGATAAAAGTACTTCTTCCAGAGATTCTCTGGAAGACCGTTCGGAATATACCTCCGCTCCCCGCGCGGCATGTCCCGCCGGCAGCACGGCAGAGGCTGCAGCCCCCGCCCCCATAGTACTCCCCCGCACGGTACTATCCTCTGCGGACAAAGCGCTGCGATTGCGGGTGTATAAACGATGTCTAGACAAACTCGGCACCGGTCAGGCACTTCTGGAAGGGCTGGAACGGCTGGATGCCGTATGGTTGCGCAACGAAGGGGGCAAAACCATCCAGTTTCCCGGTAGTAAAACAGCGACGATCACGGGCGGAAATATTCTGTTTTCACGCGGATAA